In one window of Gopherus evgoodei ecotype Sinaloan lineage unplaced genomic scaffold, rGopEvg1_v1.p scaffold_40_arrow_ctg1, whole genome shotgun sequence DNA:
- the ZSWIM4 gene encoding zinc finger SWIM domain-containing protein 4 isoform X2, which yields MKVEERFSRVPEPVQKRIVFWSFPRSEREICMYSSLGCHPPEGERDSRVPFNRGLHLLQSGAVDRVLQVGFHLSGTVTEPAGPSEPELSFLVSISFDRCKITSVSCACDNRDIFYCAHVVALSLYRIRNARQVELRLPISETLSQMNRDQLQKFVQYLISAHHTEVLPTAQRLADEILLLGSEINRVHGAPDPTAGAGIEDANCWHLDEEQIQEQVRQLLSSGGYYGASKQLQSMFNKVREMLRMRDSNGARMLILMTEQFLEDPRLALWRQQGAGMTDKCRQLWDELGALWVCVVLNPHCKPEERAPWLALLKKWNKLDVCPLEEGNYSFDVPGATVALQLPSVPSAAGAHQTVFGRAIKAGELRWGDCHLQKILGSDCYGLGMKTGGDKLCFDPQGRPLWLGDPFPTACARVDALRSHGYPREALRLATAVGNTMRLQRRHQLESYKQQKKEILHKGSTSITNLEGWVGHPLDPIGCLCRTLLEPCRTDQEGMSLYPDAAVDGKKKVLYQHVPVPSSPGSGESYLALALEVALAGLGQQRAMPEGLYAQDKVVRSEEQLIALLDEMEPDERLVQVLRKQAALLLEGGPFSGFGEVVFRESVPMHTFARYLFSALLPHDADLAYRLALRAMRLPVLETVMPTGDILHQNPLDSMMANRFPRWFILGHLETRQCELASAMLTAAKGDPKWLHTVLGSIQQNIHSPALLFKLAQDACKTATPASASPDTTLLNISLELGLQVMRMTLNTMTWRRREMVRWLVSCATEIGVQALMNIMQNWYSLFTPIEATTIVAVTGTTPATLLRLNLAFGQQDELCARARAVALQCAMKDPQNCSLPALTLCEKDHAAFEAAYQIVLDSAAAAGMGHSHLFTVARYMEHRGLPLRAYKLATLAFSHLSIAFNQDTHPAVNDVLWACSLSHSLGKNQLSAIVPLIIQSVQCAPMLSDILHRWSLPPPGLAPLSGRRHAPKPPGLDKAPLCQLLEAAIAAYVSTTHSRLTHISPRHYSEFIEFLCKARETFLLAPDGHLQFGQFLDNLKQTYKGKKKLMLLVRERFG from the exons ATGAAG GTGGAGGAGCGATTCTCCCGCGTCCCGGAGCCTGTGCAGAAGCGGATTGTGTTCTGGTCCTTCCCACGCAGCGAGCGTGAGATCTGCATGTACTCGTCCCTTGGCTGCCACCCCCCCGAAGGCGAGCGAGACTCCCGGGTGCCTTTCAACCGTGGCCTGCACCTGCTGCAATCGGGGGCTGTGGACCGGGTGCTGCAAGTGG GCTTCCACCTGAGTGGGACAGTGACGGAGCCGGCTGGCCCTAGCGAGCCGGAGCTGAGCTTCCTCGTCTCCATCAGCTTTGACCGTTGCAAGATCACGTCGGTGAGCTGCGCCTGCGACAACCGGGACATCTTCTACTGCGCCCACGTGGTGGCACTGTCGCTCTACCGCATCCGCAACGCCCGGCAGGTGGAGCTGCGCCTGCCCATCTCCGAGACCCTCTCCCAGATGAACCGCGACCAGCTGCAGAAGTTCGTACAGTACCTGATCAGCGCCCACCACACCGAGGTGCTGCCTACTGCCCAGCGGCTGGCCGACGAGATCCTTCTGCTGGGCTCTGAGATCAACCGCGTGCACG GCGCCCCAGACCCCACGGCTGGTGCCGGCATCGAGGACGCCAATTGCTGGCACCTGGACGAAGAGCAGATCCAAGAGCAGGTCAGGCAGCTCCTGTCCAGCGGCGGGTACTATGGAGCCAGCAAGCAGCTGCAGTCCATGTTCAACAAG GTACGCGAGATGCTGCGGATGCGGGACTCCAACGGTGCCCGAATGCTGATCCTGATGACGGAGCAGTTCCTGGAGGACCCGCGCCTGGCCCtgtggaggcagcagggagcCGGCATGACGGACAAGTGCCGGCAGCTGTGGGACGAGCTGG gggCCCTGTGGGTGTGTGTGGTCCTGAACCCCCATTGCAAACCTGAGGAGCGCGCCCCGTGGCTGGCGCTGCTGAAGAAATGGAACAAGCTGGATGTCTGCCCCTTGGAGGAGGGGAACTATTCCTTTGATGTGCCTGGAGCCACcgtggccctgcagctcccctcaGTCCCCAGCGCAG CCGGCGCCCACCAGACCGTCTTCGGCCGCGCCATCAAGGCCGGGGAGCTGCGCTGGGGCGACTGCCACCTGCAGAAGATCCTCGGCAGCGACTGCTACGGCCTGGGCATGAAGACAGGCGGCGACAAGCTCTGCTTCGACCCCCAGGGCCGCCCGCTCTGGCTGGGcgaccccttccccacagcctgcgCCCGCGTGGACGCCCTGCGCTCCCATGGCTACCCCCGCGAGGCCCTGCGCCTGGCCACCGCCGTGGGCAACACCATGCGCCTGCAGCGCCGCCACCAGCTCGAGAGCTACAAGCAGCAGaagaaag agatATTGCACAAGGGCAGCACGTCCATCACCAACCTGGAGGGCTGGGTGGGCCACCCCCTGGACCCCATCGGCTGCCTGTGCCGGACcctcctggagccctgccgcaCGGACCAGGAGGGGATGTCGCTCTATCCAG ATGCAGCGGTGGATGGGAAGAAGAAGGTGCTGTACCAGCACGTGCCCGTCCCCTCCAGCCCCGGCTCGGGCGAGTCGTACCTGGCGCTGGCACTGGAGGTGGCgctggcggggctggggcagcagcgggcCATGCCCGAGGGGCTCTATGCCCAGGACAAGGTGGTGCGGAGCGAGGAGCAGCTCATCGCCCTGCTGGACGAGATGGAGCCGGACGAGAGGCTGGTGCAGGTGCTCCGCAAGCAGGCGGCGCTGCTGCTGGAAG GCGGCCCGTTCAGCGGCTTCGGGGAGGTGGTGTTCCGGGAGAGTGTGCCCATGCACACCTTCGCCCGCTACCTCTTCTCCGCCCTGCTGCCCCACGACGCCGACCTGGCCTATCGCCTGGCACTGAGAGCCATGAG GCTCCCTGTGCTGGAGACGGTGATGCCGACCGGGGACATCCTCCACCAGAACCCACTGGACTCCATGATGGCCAATCGCTTTCCCCGCTGGTTCATCCTGGGCCACCTGGAGACGCGCCAGTGCGAGCTGGCATCGGCCATGCTCACCGCAGCCAAAG GAGACCCCAAGTGGCTGCACACGGTTCTGGGGTCCATCCAGCAGAACatccactcccctgccctcctgtTCAAACTGGCCCAGGACGCCTGTAAGACTGCGACGCCGGCCAGCGCCTCACCGGACACCACGCTGCTCAACATCTCCCTGGAGCTCGGCCTGCAg gTGATGCGGATGACTTTGAATACCATGACGTGGCGCCGGAGGGAGATGGTGCGCTGGCTGGTGAGCTGTGCCACTGAGATCG gagtGCAGGCGCTGATGAACATCATGCAGAACTGGTACAGCCTCTTCACCCCCATCGAAGCCACCACCATCGTGGCTGTGACGGGCACCACCCCGGCCACCCTGCTGCGCCTCAACCTGGCCTTCGGGCAGCAGGACGAGCTGTGTGCCCGGGCCCGGGCCGTAGCCCTGCAGTGCGCCATGAAGGACCCGCAGAACTGCTCGCTGCCGGCCCTGACCCTGTGCGAGAAGGACCACGCCGCCTTCGAGGCCGCCTACCAGATCGTGCTGGACTCGGCCGCCGCGGCCGGCATGGGCCACTCCCACCTCTTCACCGTGGCCCGCTACATGGAGCACCGGGGGCTGCCCCTCCGCGCCTACAAACTGGCCACCCTGGCCTTCTCCCACCTCAGCATCGCCTTCAACCAGGACACGCACCCGGCCGTGAACGACGTGCTGTGGGCCTGCTCGCTCAGCCACTCGCTGGGCAAGAACCAGCTCTCGGCCATTGTGCCCCTCATCATCCAGAGCGTGCAGTGCGCCCCCATGCTCTCCGACATCCTTCACCGCTGGAGCCTGCCCCCGCCAGGCCTGGCCCCCCTCTCGGGCCGCCGCCATGCCCCCAAGCCCCCCGGCCTGGACAAAGCCCCCCTCTgccagctgctggaagcagccatCGCCGCCTACGTCAGCACCACCCACTCCCGCCTCACCCACATCAGCCCCCGGCACTACAGCGAGTTCATCGAATTCCTGTGCAAGGCCCGCGAGACCTTCCTGCTGGCCCCCGACGGGCACCTGCAGTTCGGCCAGTTCCTCGACAACCTCAAACAGACCTACAAGGGCAAGAAGAAACTCATGCTCCTGGTGCGGGAGCGATTTGGCTAG
- the ZSWIM4 gene encoding zinc finger SWIM domain-containing protein 4 isoform X1 → MKSPHLTVEERFSRVPEPVQKRIVFWSFPRSEREICMYSSLGCHPPEGERDSRVPFNRGLHLLQSGAVDRVLQVGFHLSGTVTEPAGPSEPELSFLVSISFDRCKITSVSCACDNRDIFYCAHVVALSLYRIRNARQVELRLPISETLSQMNRDQLQKFVQYLISAHHTEVLPTAQRLADEILLLGSEINRVHGAPDPTAGAGIEDANCWHLDEEQIQEQVRQLLSSGGYYGASKQLQSMFNKVREMLRMRDSNGARMLILMTEQFLEDPRLALWRQQGAGMTDKCRQLWDELGALWVCVVLNPHCKPEERAPWLALLKKWNKLDVCPLEEGNYSFDVPGATVALQLPSVPSAAGAHQTVFGRAIKAGELRWGDCHLQKILGSDCYGLGMKTGGDKLCFDPQGRPLWLGDPFPTACARVDALRSHGYPREALRLATAVGNTMRLQRRHQLESYKQQKKEILHKGSTSITNLEGWVGHPLDPIGCLCRTLLEPCRTDQEGMSLYPDAAVDGKKKVLYQHVPVPSSPGSGESYLALALEVALAGLGQQRAMPEGLYAQDKVVRSEEQLIALLDEMEPDERLVQVLRKQAALLLEGGPFSGFGEVVFRESVPMHTFARYLFSALLPHDADLAYRLALRAMRLPVLETVMPTGDILHQNPLDSMMANRFPRWFILGHLETRQCELASAMLTAAKGDPKWLHTVLGSIQQNIHSPALLFKLAQDACKTATPASASPDTTLLNISLELGLQVMRMTLNTMTWRRREMVRWLVSCATEIGVQALMNIMQNWYSLFTPIEATTIVAVTGTTPATLLRLNLAFGQQDELCARARAVALQCAMKDPQNCSLPALTLCEKDHAAFEAAYQIVLDSAAAAGMGHSHLFTVARYMEHRGLPLRAYKLATLAFSHLSIAFNQDTHPAVNDVLWACSLSHSLGKNQLSAIVPLIIQSVQCAPMLSDILHRWSLPPPGLAPLSGRRHAPKPPGLDKAPLCQLLEAAIAAYVSTTHSRLTHISPRHYSEFIEFLCKARETFLLAPDGHLQFGQFLDNLKQTYKGKKKLMLLVRERFG, encoded by the exons ATGAAGAGTCCACACCTCACT GTGGAGGAGCGATTCTCCCGCGTCCCGGAGCCTGTGCAGAAGCGGATTGTGTTCTGGTCCTTCCCACGCAGCGAGCGTGAGATCTGCATGTACTCGTCCCTTGGCTGCCACCCCCCCGAAGGCGAGCGAGACTCCCGGGTGCCTTTCAACCGTGGCCTGCACCTGCTGCAATCGGGGGCTGTGGACCGGGTGCTGCAAGTGG GCTTCCACCTGAGTGGGACAGTGACGGAGCCGGCTGGCCCTAGCGAGCCGGAGCTGAGCTTCCTCGTCTCCATCAGCTTTGACCGTTGCAAGATCACGTCGGTGAGCTGCGCCTGCGACAACCGGGACATCTTCTACTGCGCCCACGTGGTGGCACTGTCGCTCTACCGCATCCGCAACGCCCGGCAGGTGGAGCTGCGCCTGCCCATCTCCGAGACCCTCTCCCAGATGAACCGCGACCAGCTGCAGAAGTTCGTACAGTACCTGATCAGCGCCCACCACACCGAGGTGCTGCCTACTGCCCAGCGGCTGGCCGACGAGATCCTTCTGCTGGGCTCTGAGATCAACCGCGTGCACG GCGCCCCAGACCCCACGGCTGGTGCCGGCATCGAGGACGCCAATTGCTGGCACCTGGACGAAGAGCAGATCCAAGAGCAGGTCAGGCAGCTCCTGTCCAGCGGCGGGTACTATGGAGCCAGCAAGCAGCTGCAGTCCATGTTCAACAAG GTACGCGAGATGCTGCGGATGCGGGACTCCAACGGTGCCCGAATGCTGATCCTGATGACGGAGCAGTTCCTGGAGGACCCGCGCCTGGCCCtgtggaggcagcagggagcCGGCATGACGGACAAGTGCCGGCAGCTGTGGGACGAGCTGG gggCCCTGTGGGTGTGTGTGGTCCTGAACCCCCATTGCAAACCTGAGGAGCGCGCCCCGTGGCTGGCGCTGCTGAAGAAATGGAACAAGCTGGATGTCTGCCCCTTGGAGGAGGGGAACTATTCCTTTGATGTGCCTGGAGCCACcgtggccctgcagctcccctcaGTCCCCAGCGCAG CCGGCGCCCACCAGACCGTCTTCGGCCGCGCCATCAAGGCCGGGGAGCTGCGCTGGGGCGACTGCCACCTGCAGAAGATCCTCGGCAGCGACTGCTACGGCCTGGGCATGAAGACAGGCGGCGACAAGCTCTGCTTCGACCCCCAGGGCCGCCCGCTCTGGCTGGGcgaccccttccccacagcctgcgCCCGCGTGGACGCCCTGCGCTCCCATGGCTACCCCCGCGAGGCCCTGCGCCTGGCCACCGCCGTGGGCAACACCATGCGCCTGCAGCGCCGCCACCAGCTCGAGAGCTACAAGCAGCAGaagaaag agatATTGCACAAGGGCAGCACGTCCATCACCAACCTGGAGGGCTGGGTGGGCCACCCCCTGGACCCCATCGGCTGCCTGTGCCGGACcctcctggagccctgccgcaCGGACCAGGAGGGGATGTCGCTCTATCCAG ATGCAGCGGTGGATGGGAAGAAGAAGGTGCTGTACCAGCACGTGCCCGTCCCCTCCAGCCCCGGCTCGGGCGAGTCGTACCTGGCGCTGGCACTGGAGGTGGCgctggcggggctggggcagcagcgggcCATGCCCGAGGGGCTCTATGCCCAGGACAAGGTGGTGCGGAGCGAGGAGCAGCTCATCGCCCTGCTGGACGAGATGGAGCCGGACGAGAGGCTGGTGCAGGTGCTCCGCAAGCAGGCGGCGCTGCTGCTGGAAG GCGGCCCGTTCAGCGGCTTCGGGGAGGTGGTGTTCCGGGAGAGTGTGCCCATGCACACCTTCGCCCGCTACCTCTTCTCCGCCCTGCTGCCCCACGACGCCGACCTGGCCTATCGCCTGGCACTGAGAGCCATGAG GCTCCCTGTGCTGGAGACGGTGATGCCGACCGGGGACATCCTCCACCAGAACCCACTGGACTCCATGATGGCCAATCGCTTTCCCCGCTGGTTCATCCTGGGCCACCTGGAGACGCGCCAGTGCGAGCTGGCATCGGCCATGCTCACCGCAGCCAAAG GAGACCCCAAGTGGCTGCACACGGTTCTGGGGTCCATCCAGCAGAACatccactcccctgccctcctgtTCAAACTGGCCCAGGACGCCTGTAAGACTGCGACGCCGGCCAGCGCCTCACCGGACACCACGCTGCTCAACATCTCCCTGGAGCTCGGCCTGCAg gTGATGCGGATGACTTTGAATACCATGACGTGGCGCCGGAGGGAGATGGTGCGCTGGCTGGTGAGCTGTGCCACTGAGATCG gagtGCAGGCGCTGATGAACATCATGCAGAACTGGTACAGCCTCTTCACCCCCATCGAAGCCACCACCATCGTGGCTGTGACGGGCACCACCCCGGCCACCCTGCTGCGCCTCAACCTGGCCTTCGGGCAGCAGGACGAGCTGTGTGCCCGGGCCCGGGCCGTAGCCCTGCAGTGCGCCATGAAGGACCCGCAGAACTGCTCGCTGCCGGCCCTGACCCTGTGCGAGAAGGACCACGCCGCCTTCGAGGCCGCCTACCAGATCGTGCTGGACTCGGCCGCCGCGGCCGGCATGGGCCACTCCCACCTCTTCACCGTGGCCCGCTACATGGAGCACCGGGGGCTGCCCCTCCGCGCCTACAAACTGGCCACCCTGGCCTTCTCCCACCTCAGCATCGCCTTCAACCAGGACACGCACCCGGCCGTGAACGACGTGCTGTGGGCCTGCTCGCTCAGCCACTCGCTGGGCAAGAACCAGCTCTCGGCCATTGTGCCCCTCATCATCCAGAGCGTGCAGTGCGCCCCCATGCTCTCCGACATCCTTCACCGCTGGAGCCTGCCCCCGCCAGGCCTGGCCCCCCTCTCGGGCCGCCGCCATGCCCCCAAGCCCCCCGGCCTGGACAAAGCCCCCCTCTgccagctgctggaagcagccatCGCCGCCTACGTCAGCACCACCCACTCCCGCCTCACCCACATCAGCCCCCGGCACTACAGCGAGTTCATCGAATTCCTGTGCAAGGCCCGCGAGACCTTCCTGCTGGCCCCCGACGGGCACCTGCAGTTCGGCCAGTTCCTCGACAACCTCAAACAGACCTACAAGGGCAAGAAGAAACTCATGCTCCTGGTGCGGGAGCGATTTGGCTAG